From a region of the Candidatus Pelagibacter sp. FZCC0015 genome:
- a CDS encoding thioredoxin family protein, with translation MLTNFKDEDFDTKIKNEDISVIQFSAEWCGPCKALKPVMDKLSDEYKDKAGFYYADVEDGGINTGSAAGIRGVPTVIIYKKGVEVDRKVGGVPESHMKEFLDKNI, from the coding sequence ATGCTTACAAATTTTAAAGATGAAGATTTTGATACTAAAATTAAAAATGAAGATATTTCAGTTATTCAGTTTTCAGCTGAGTGGTGTGGTCCATGTAAGGCACTAAAACCAGTAATGGATAAATTATCAGACGAATACAAAGATAAGGCAGGTTTTTATTATGCTGATGTTGAAGATGGTGGAATAAATACTGGAAGTGCTGCAGGGATTAGAGGTGTTCCAACAGTTATTATCTATAAAAAAGGTGTTGAAGTAGATAGAAAAGTTGGTGGAGTTCCTGAAAGTCATATGAAAGAATTTTTAGATAAAAATATCTAA
- a CDS encoding exodeoxyribonuclease I: MDKIVIYDTETTNSTIWGSIIEVGAVVVDKNLKEIGKLNIRGRMPEGEVPSAKALLVNSTSIDLLTKGNYSHYDFLGAVENFFSKAAPALFMGWSNLNFDRRMFHFNFFKGNRYPYITHSSPNKEHDGLHVARVAQTLNPETLKTELTEAGNESLALEGLARQQGFDTSQQHTAYHDAFTSLKILRIIKDKHKDNWENFLSTSTKNSVETILKSEGIYSIFENVKGKNMMYLVSTLHPDHCFHPSYASWGYLFDLRRDPEPLLNLSVNDLKVYLKKFSPKALRVIKTNKAPVVLDKKFALKEKAYADLDLETIQKRAKMVRNSENFCKNIQIINREAAEEKAQTQTQEDLLPEETLYEKFIPNKDTQLFKTWHSSSWEDKLRMLDKFTDKRCSWFGQKIIYQEAPHILPPDLYKNIKSEIARRILSKNREKWQTIGMAYQEIDTLRDQASNRDDEEELKKLDEINEFIMSIEKKYEIA, from the coding sequence ATGGATAAAATAGTAATTTACGATACAGAAACAACCAATAGCACAATTTGGGGCTCAATAATTGAGGTAGGTGCTGTAGTTGTTGATAAAAACTTAAAAGAAATTGGTAAGCTAAATATTCGTGGGCGTATGCCTGAGGGAGAAGTGCCTTCAGCCAAAGCGTTACTTGTTAACTCAACAAGTATTGATTTACTTACAAAAGGCAATTACTCGCATTATGATTTTTTAGGAGCTGTAGAAAACTTCTTCTCAAAAGCTGCACCAGCATTGTTCATGGGTTGGAGTAATTTAAATTTTGATAGACGAATGTTTCATTTTAATTTTTTCAAAGGAAACAGATATCCTTACATCACACATTCTTCACCAAATAAAGAACATGATGGTTTACATGTTGCAAGAGTGGCTCAAACCTTAAATCCTGAAACATTAAAGACTGAATTAACAGAAGCTGGAAATGAAAGTCTCGCCCTAGAAGGCTTAGCTAGACAACAGGGATTTGATACATCTCAACAACACACAGCTTATCATGATGCGTTCACAAGCTTAAAAATTCTCAGAATTATTAAAGATAAACACAAAGATAATTGGGAAAATTTCTTAAGCACATCGACAAAAAATAGCGTTGAAACTATTTTAAAAAGTGAGGGGATTTATTCAATATTTGAAAATGTTAAAGGAAAAAATATGATGTACCTTGTCTCTACATTGCATCCAGATCATTGTTTTCATCCATCATATGCATCTTGGGGATATTTATTTGATTTAAGAAGAGATCCTGAACCATTATTAAATTTGTCAGTAAATGATCTTAAAGTTTATTTAAAAAAGTTTAGTCCAAAAGCACTTAGAGTAATCAAAACAAACAAAGCTCCAGTTGTTTTAGATAAAAAGTTTGCATTAAAGGAAAAGGCATACGCAGACTTAGATTTAGAAACCATCCAAAAAAGAGCAAAAATGGTTAGAAATAGTGAAAATTTTTGTAAAAATATTCAAATTATTAATAGAGAAGCAGCTGAGGAAAAAGCTCAAACTCAAACTCAAGAAGATTTATTACCAGAGGAAACTCTATATGAAAAATTTATTCCTAATAAAGATACCCAATTGTTTAAAACTTGGCATAGTTCGTCTTGGGAAGATAAATTAAGAATGTTAGATAAATTTACAGATAAAAGATGTAGTTGGTTTGGTCAAAAAATTATTTATCAAGAAGCACCACATATTTTGCCACCAGATTTATATAAAAATATAAAAAGCGAAATTGCCAGAAGAATTTTGAGTAAAAATAGAGAAAAGTGGCAAACTATAGGAATGGCCTATCAAGAAATTGATACCTTAAGAGATCAAGCATCAAATCGAGATGATGAAGAAGAACTAAAAAAATTAGATGAAATAAATGAATTTATTATGTCTATAGAAAAAAAATATGAAATTGCCTAG
- a CDS encoding DNA recombination protein RmuC, whose translation MDNILLILLVLLLGGVLAILYLNLKTKPKDENENKEAEEIANLKSEISSLKDTLNTTINSSLGAMSTSFNNLSTGVTKDMTETLTKVEEKVGNFNQQVQLLNQSQEGITKILAGVKKYGTLAEFSLDALIKDLLPASQFMTNVKMKEETSENVEFAIKLQGDVLVPVDSHFPVEKFKAITDGHDAEDKRAVADARAKLASAFKAKAKSINEKYIVPPKTTDFAIVYAPTESLYKELTEYQDPSTKELLTQELMKKYKVVICGPNTLSAYLQSLHMGFQSLKVQKGATEIYNHLKTISTRFSKHFDNIIVLRKKLEDAMGVVDKFGTDARSISRTLDNIKDPEQVEKAVQTENVEKFVERNRQLKN comes from the coding sequence ATGGATAATATATTGTTAATTTTACTAGTTTTGTTATTAGGCGGTGTTTTAGCTATCCTTTACCTAAATTTAAAAACTAAGCCAAAAGATGAAAATGAAAACAAAGAAGCTGAGGAAATAGCTAATTTAAAATCAGAAATATCAAGTTTAAAAGATACCTTAAACACTACAATCAATAGCTCACTTGGTGCAATGTCGACTTCATTTAACAACCTATCAACCGGGGTTACTAAAGATATGACTGAAACTTTAACTAAGGTAGAGGAAAAGGTTGGTAATTTTAATCAACAAGTTCAACTATTAAATCAAAGCCAAGAGGGGATAACTAAAATTTTAGCTGGAGTTAAGAAATATGGAACTCTTGCAGAATTTAGCTTAGATGCTCTAATTAAAGATTTGCTACCAGCCTCTCAATTCATGACGAATGTTAAAATGAAAGAGGAAACTAGTGAAAATGTTGAATTTGCAATAAAGCTTCAAGGAGATGTTTTAGTTCCTGTTGATAGTCATTTTCCAGTAGAAAAATTCAAAGCAATTACCGATGGTCATGACGCGGAAGACAAAAGGGCTGTAGCAGATGCTAGAGCAAAATTAGCCTCAGCGTTTAAAGCAAAAGCTAAAAGTATTAATGAAAAATATATTGTTCCACCAAAAACTACTGATTTTGCAATTGTATATGCTCCTACAGAAAGCTTATACAAAGAGTTAACTGAATACCAAGATCCAAGTACAAAAGAATTATTAACTCAAGAGTTAATGAAAAAATATAAAGTTGTAATATGTGGACCTAATACTCTTTCTGCTTACCTACAATCTTTACATATGGGATTTCAATCATTGAAAGTACAAAAAGGAGCAACAGAAATTTATAATCATTTGAAAACAATCAGTACAAGATTTTCTAAACATTTTGACAACATTATAGTTCTTAGAAAAAAATTAGAAGATGCTATGGGAGTTGTTGATAAATTTGGAACGGATGCAAGATCAATTTCAAGAACTTTAGATAACATTAAAGATCCCGAGCAGGTTGAGAAAGCTGTACAAACTGAAAACGTGGAAAAATTTGTTGAACGAAATAGGCAGCTTAAAAATTAA
- the hisG gene encoding ATP phosphoribosyltransferase: MTKNILNIGIPSKGRLRKDVLNIFKKKKLNLISERGERDLLGSIKQFKNINILYLHAREIIERLGDGSLDIGFSGFDLLKESEINTQKKINVIKKYDFGKATLVVAIPDPWIDVQTVADLEEIAFEFKDKKKKRLRVATKYPNLTREFLFSKGVTQFKLIDSLGATEAYPFTGSSEIITDITSTGETLKANNLRILKDGEILRSEACMMISKSSNNKMGLNKIVKLFSKN; encoded by the coding sequence ATGACAAAAAATATTTTAAATATTGGAATTCCAAGTAAAGGTAGACTTAGAAAAGATGTTTTAAATATTTTTAAAAAAAAAAAATTAAATCTCATTTCTGAAAGAGGAGAAAGAGATCTTTTAGGATCAATAAAGCAATTTAAAAATATTAATATTTTATATCTTCATGCAAGAGAGATTATAGAAAGACTGGGAGACGGATCTTTGGATATAGGTTTTTCCGGCTTTGATTTATTGAAAGAGAGTGAAATAAATACTCAAAAGAAAATTAATGTTATTAAAAAGTATGATTTTGGTAAAGCTACATTGGTAGTTGCAATCCCAGATCCTTGGATAGATGTACAAACAGTTGCAGATTTAGAAGAAATTGCATTTGAATTTAAAGATAAGAAAAAGAAAAGATTAAGAGTTGCAACAAAATATCCAAATTTAACAAGGGAATTTTTGTTTTCAAAGGGTGTTACTCAATTTAAATTAATTGATAGTTTAGGTGCAACTGAAGCTTATCCTTTCACAGGCTCTTCGGAGATAATTACAGATATCACGTCTACTGGGGAAACTTTAAAAGCAAACAATCTACGTATTTTAAAGGATGGAGAAATATTAAGATCAGAGGCCTGTATGATGATTTCTAAGTCATCCAATAATAAAATGGGTCTTAATAAAATAGTAAAATTATTTTCTAAAAATTAA
- a CDS encoding ATP phosphoribosyltransferase regulatory subunit, protein MKSKNLSESILRSVKSKGFKYIDLPSVIEANHIVQRSGENFRKFIFSFTDQNGRELCLRPDLTIASCLRYLENNLKGKEKIFYSGQAYRKSQNKKDSIIRNQIGFEILGSKDEKNDDKEIINTSIKSLQNIKYSSGTLTIGNVEIFNLLISKLDIPKRWKLRLARHFWREEYFNELLKRLETNSDVDPTIVEIDKKRYVKMLKEDLSNVVAGRTINEILKRFDQKIKDPRRASKGKNVSKIIKDFLNIKCPINKAAIELNKFFKKNRINLAVDQKYFPISNNRVSKLNVVFSASFGRQLEYYTGMVFKIDIKSKNSLKNIINGGRYDGLISDLGSKKQTPAVGAAVNLNY, encoded by the coding sequence ATGAAGTCAAAAAACTTATCTGAAAGTATCCTTAGATCAGTAAAATCTAAGGGTTTTAAATATATTGATTTACCTTCAGTAATTGAGGCTAATCACATTGTTCAAAGATCGGGAGAAAACTTTAGAAAATTTATCTTTTCTTTTACGGATCAGAATGGAAGAGAGTTATGCTTAAGACCAGATTTAACGATTGCATCTTGTTTAAGATATTTAGAAAATAATTTAAAGGGTAAGGAAAAAATTTTTTATAGTGGTCAAGCTTATCGAAAATCACAAAATAAAAAAGACTCAATCATAAGAAATCAAATTGGATTTGAAATTTTAGGATCTAAGGATGAGAAAAATGACGATAAAGAAATTATAAATACATCTATTAAATCACTTCAAAATATCAAATATTCGTCTGGAACACTCACTATTGGAAATGTTGAAATATTTAATTTATTAATTTCAAAATTAGACATTCCAAAGAGATGGAAGCTAAGATTGGCCAGACACTTCTGGAGAGAAGAATATTTTAATGAGTTGTTAAAAAGATTAGAAACTAATTCAGATGTTGATCCAACAATTGTAGAAATAGATAAAAAGCGTTACGTGAAAATGCTTAAAGAAGATTTATCAAATGTTGTGGCAGGAAGAACAATTAATGAAATATTAAAAAGGTTTGATCAGAAAATAAAAGATCCTAGAAGAGCTAGTAAAGGAAAAAATGTTTCAAAAATAATAAAAGATTTTCTAAATATAAAATGTCCAATAAATAAAGCAGCCATAGAGTTAAATAAATTTTTTAAAAAAAACAGAATAAATTTAGCTGTAGATCAAAAATATTTTCCAATTTCCAATAATAGGGTTTCAAAACTAAATGTAGTATTTTCAGCATCCTTTGGAAGGCAACTAGAATATTACACCGGAATGGTCTTTAAAATTGATATTAAATCTAAAAACTCATTAAAAAACATAATAAATGGTGGTCGTTATGATGGTTTAATTTCTGACTTAGGATCAAAAAAACAAACCCCAGCAGTTGGTGCTGCTGTAAATTTAAATTACTAA
- the hisS gene encoding histidine--tRNA ligase, producing the protein MNKEKKLIPGLPSGFEDRWDKKLLLKKKLLKAIENNFIKFGAEALETPSFEISENIGSFLAEDDSNPMSGVFSFEDGEKSITLRYDLSSPLARFVAQNNQELPSIFKRYAIQNVFRNEKAGNGRYREFMQADFDIVGNVNSAQANAELCNLISSTLLDCGLKKDQFTINVSNRKIVQGLIDDLKISKEKQVKVIRAIDKLDKPGFGLKGVEDLLKKERKDISGAITKGADLNDEQASEILNFLKINDLKELKETLKNPLSQEGIKELEQVFEVLGYSSNLNQVKTNFTIVRGLAYYSDFIVETNLNFKVTNNKGKEVDIGSICSGGAYAKLISRFKGVDIPGTGISFGVDRLLFALMQLDQIKVDSQKPVLVCVMDEKYLKNYYEILDLLRNNNINAEIFLDTKKNLGKQLTLANKRELDVAIICGENEFNENSVTIKSLKGVKGENNKTFPKENLIDEVKKLI; encoded by the coding sequence ATGAATAAAGAAAAAAAATTAATTCCTGGATTACCTTCAGGATTTGAAGATCGTTGGGATAAAAAACTTCTTCTCAAAAAAAAGCTTTTAAAAGCTATTGAGAATAATTTTATTAAATTTGGAGCAGAGGCTCTGGAAACCCCTTCGTTTGAGATAAGTGAAAATATAGGATCTTTTTTGGCAGAAGATGACTCCAATCCTATGTCTGGTGTATTCTCATTTGAGGATGGAGAAAAGAGCATTACTCTTAGGTATGATCTTTCAAGCCCACTAGCTAGATTTGTTGCTCAAAATAATCAAGAGCTTCCATCAATCTTTAAAAGGTATGCTATTCAAAATGTCTTTAGAAATGAGAAGGCTGGTAACGGAAGGTACAGAGAATTCATGCAAGCAGATTTTGATATCGTGGGAAACGTTAATTCTGCGCAAGCAAATGCAGAGCTTTGCAATTTAATATCAAGTACTTTGTTAGATTGTGGTCTAAAAAAAGATCAATTTACAATCAACGTTAGTAACAGAAAAATAGTTCAAGGATTAATTGATGATTTAAAAATATCAAAAGAAAAGCAAGTAAAAGTAATTAGAGCGATTGATAAATTAGATAAACCAGGTTTTGGTTTAAAAGGTGTTGAAGATCTCCTTAAAAAAGAGAGAAAAGATATAAGCGGTGCAATCACTAAGGGTGCAGATCTAAACGATGAACAAGCATCTGAAATACTTAATTTTTTAAAAATTAATGATTTAAAAGAATTAAAAGAAACATTAAAAAATCCATTGTCTCAAGAAGGTATAAAGGAATTAGAACAAGTATTTGAAGTATTAGGTTACAGTTCAAATTTGAACCAGGTCAAAACAAATTTTACAATTGTTAGGGGATTAGCTTATTATTCAGATTTCATTGTTGAAACAAACCTAAATTTTAAAGTTACAAACAACAAAGGTAAAGAGGTCGATATAGGCAGTATTTGTTCTGGAGGAGCCTATGCAAAATTAATCTCGAGATTTAAAGGTGTGGATATTCCAGGCACCGGAATTAGTTTTGGAGTTGATCGATTGTTATTTGCTTTGATGCAATTAGATCAAATTAAAGTAGATAGTCAAAAACCAGTTTTAGTTTGTGTAATGGATGAAAAATATCTTAAAAATTATTATGAAATTTTAGATCTATTAAGAAATAATAATATCAATGCTGAAATTTTTTTGGATACAAAAAAAAATTTAGGTAAACAACTAACCTTAGCAAATAAACGTGAGTTGGATGTTGCAATAATATGTGGTGAAAATGAATTTAATGAAAATTCAGTCACAATAAAAAGCCTCAAAGGTGTTAAGGGTGAAAACAATAAAACATTTCCAAAAGAAAATTTAATCGATGAAGTCAAAAAACTTATCTGA